A single genomic interval of Staphylococcus hyicus harbors:
- a CDS encoding tyrosine-type recombinase/integrase → MLRERAKKLPDITDELWEKVDPVYKELVEEYLTSVDLSTQSKKQYRSALRQFGFFLYDSLNNKPLYKIKKRDAMRYVNFLREHRKMSSSGINLKKSAISAFCQWIENYIADDYEDENGVLVFETFRNFMKGLPPVVKNQVYQKIKITYDEYRTMMEALEDDENYLGMAWLAVAFNVGARRAEIIQFKTEIVDYEFNDEGGYVLSHNLRGKGRGEDGKVLQYMINEEALLYLNLWLDKRGYDSEYIFTVGNEKRNRLMGITWADYFCENVLSPILGRRINPHIFKASCITYLLEEKGLDIKLVSKYIAHHESVETTQIYDLRDFEDERKKIFT, encoded by the coding sequence ATGTTGCGTGAACGAGCTAAAAAGTTACCTGATATTACAGATGAATTATGGGAAAAAGTAGACCCTGTTTACAAAGAATTAGTTGAAGAATATTTAACTTCTGTAGATTTATCAACTCAATCAAAAAAGCAATATCGTTCCGCTTTAAGACAATTTGGTTTTTTCTTATATGATAGCTTAAATAATAAGCCACTTTATAAAATTAAAAAACGTGACGCTATGCGTTATGTGAACTTTCTTCGAGAGCACAGAAAAATGTCCTCCTCTGGCATTAACCTAAAAAAATCTGCTATTTCTGCTTTTTGCCAATGGATTGAAAACTACATCGCTGATGATTATGAAGATGAAAATGGAGTACTCGTTTTCGAGACTTTTAGAAACTTCATGAAAGGCTTACCCCCTGTTGTTAAGAATCAAGTATATCAAAAGATTAAAATTACATATGATGAATATCGTACTATGATGGAAGCATTAGAAGATGATGAAAATTATCTTGGCATGGCATGGCTAGCTGTGGCATTTAATGTAGGTGCACGACGTGCTGAAATTATTCAGTTTAAAACTGAAATTGTAGATTACGAATTTAATGATGAAGGCGGATATGTTCTTAGTCATAATTTGCGTGGTAAGGGTCGAGGAGAAGACGGTAAAGTTCTTCAATATATGATCAATGAAGAAGCCCTCTTATATCTTAATCTATGGCTCGATAAGCGTGGATATGATAGTGAATACATTTTCACCGTGGGTAATGAAAAACGCAATCGTCTAATGGGCATAACATGGGCTGACTACTTCTGTGAGAATGTCCTATCCCCTATTTTAGGAAGACGTATTAACCCACATATCTTTAAAGCAAGTTGTATTACATACCTTTTAGAAGAAAAAGGTTTAGATATCAAACTAGTTTCTAAATACATAGCTCATCATGAATCTGTAGAAACTACTCAAATATACGATTTACGTGATTTTGAAGACGAGCGCAAAAAGATATTCACCTAA
- a CDS encoding phage tail tape measure protein, with the protein MADFNIGILSTLDVDSSSSQQSINKTLKDIEKNINNISVGLEVNQNKGTSESARKSANSVVDTVNKSSQLKIIKVNLDVNITQSKSNIRKAISKISNEMAKQKVKVNIEANVDTTSAKNAGKTLSNAAQMGADLKNSLGSSSTLSDGQEKSKLQNLKATVVDLGKSYQNVGALKSEISKITNANLRSEVKQIKDADGALKAYRVTLQQVSNTGKALTKHNYDFKPNDDGSLSLQKITDLNSIDKARKQTHDQIVKSIQSEIAAIDKLNAKAKLTTDQADLLKSKYAELSRFKNAGGILESDQFNRVKNEVNGTLKAFEEQNLALQHQKAIQKNIAKEIDRINKLNTQGKINSSQSKEIQGQLQHLAKMSKVSFIDPQQFEKAKSEVNKLTSEYLNQNKLLRQQESIMAQIERSERRLADSINKRATGQLKKELTGLNSGGLFGKDAAYQMNNIQGQIRTITAEAERATRSQMGFVESFRQAMVKFPIWMGASTLFFGAIQSGKTFLSIITDIDSKMITLAKVMGDDADLESVFNRANDAAQQFGQTISGVLDAYAEFARQGYNENDTAMFGNAALIASNVGEIDAKQAAEYLTSMSAQWETQAHDAMRQVDSLNQISNEYATTVDKLAQGQAKAGSTAKSMGLTFHETNAIIGSLTAKTKQSGDEIGNFMKAVLPKLYVGTGKNTIEGLGIDMKDSNGNLKSAITLLEEVSQKIKGIDKDQQAAIIRGLGGTYHYQRMQVLLDDLGKANSLYKQIKNTSENSAGSAIAENQKYLESVEAKINKAKVALEQFALAIGDAFVKAGMLDGLRIFTNLLTGLTQALQSLGTTAPLIGTIGAALSLFSKNVRSGFESARLSVADFITQANDLKKVRQNIDGISQVTAVQGAKGKFADNQTGAASSLVFDTAGRYDKNASKAQAATTSTIALSKAQKDLSISSLLSSNALTATNIKMTATTAVSRAATAAIAGLKMAFRGLLAATGIGLVITGISFALEKLIGSADKASSSIENFKMQQETLKQSIESMGGTTQIKELIDDYDMLQQKMNSGKSFNTEEAQKYKDTVSQLKNIFPDLSSREGQYGTVLNANSNILRQRIDLMQQQMQIEKEQLDIKKQQEAVEAAKNAREQADKLQTGGFWKPNLENALHAKNMTVGGAIHGDDAALDSKIQKVKSLTDAQNVLKQVNDRVAQAERDGNSKEASQWNQKKQYIQDYINKKNEVAMLERVQIDAEATKFNTHVNNMKMKNYELGASGQSVMQTLTMSVQGMITSGKQAESVFNQFTSSLAQDKGFIAKMQSYENALDKFKNAKSDAERTDRLPQLEAAYSKVSAAILDAARSANMSKSEINQLKQSLEGNIEAEAGYNAEVTKGGKVTLDLTKKMKQNSGAVDENSQAKMDNADATDRMKEANEEAANAMQEAANKQELLGKALGELDAGNLGWDTKTDLVREYGKEAEQAMLNEASMRDFLMAKSDEEKEKYISDQQEKYATSEEFYQKVAGRGTELQKHMMEQYGIDTTNYADMKSLQDDINKIYNEGTAEQQEKLVNSIADSYGIDLSNFGTLGEKKDALENQLMQALGSKWNNYIIAIAETTEGIMSSLKDTALGMIPGFDNFADGLTDRVKSAANKLQINASQLILDKDDKWKKYADITAGKNGGIGQSLDDIKNKAYGASSGMDGLGRSGSGAGKGLDRAKKSMDDASKEAEKLNKEAEAAGITVEKLYKTFTVTTYVADELQMALDKVNHQIEKQKLHTQKYATWSQKYRDSLKEENRLIDEKTKKLNEQIRSMQDQIAAGQVIEYGLVDSSVDVPYYRYSANGLSGGEYGSISGLSGSSNQAKVWNYLKARGLSDHAVAGIMGNIERESRFNPAAKEQGGTGIGIAQWSFGRANNLRNFAKRKGKAWSDLNTQLDFLWHELTTTETNALRALKSSGSVVAAADAFQRKFERAGVVAQGQRNSAAKKYYNQFKGTGSNKAIKGMAGKSVVADPTAYLFDSTFGRYTKGGLSGAHYGLDITSANINNSAIRAAKSGVVTFKGWTGGGNTISIFDGKNTYTYMHMIRPSKLKVGSTVQAGQHVGNVGSTFGRGGRSTGPHLHVQVNKGRTPTGTFMDTFKGAHAAIDPRLGGYLKVSGGGSIDFNNLSTGSIATGSIDAAMADDLNRIQEERLAEIEAAINEHNEAEKMKQKVDELRKKLMDTQLEAIRNSQAKRENLYNIHKSHIESFDRSRELQAAKSAKYEYQLNKIEFEKGRNTAAWRKKNEELQISKELEQKWEQDKITYINKALKSNKDGIFGSQTVYRDEMEKAKREAEQNIRDIANGVMRARGEIAASLVDQIIDDYNDDADKIQRIIDGYSKQKSHLDAMDVEQATELVRLTTEQHKEAKKRADTTQFYISQLEEQSKKIGKNAELQKRIKSQLNEMKTAYDDAALSAHEFLKEAAEIDIERQLTINLRRLKDFQKDLRTFEYNGAFISSEYQIDLFRDNQEKMIKGYAKEQEALRKNKKELEDMLELYKSLPSQAQKIRDSIDEVTNSLQESNKALHTVRSEMANAMIQSIKTIYQKQLEVATKAYDDEYKQFEKMINKKIRLLDDEAKDETFQKDVKDKTEALNKIREEIASRMGDDSLANQKKLKDLREQLQKGEEEYEAYLRNKNREDKKQALQDELQDKNDQLQQQKEDLNKAFTDLLEDTRKYNEIQEELMKGQVDKYKVMVTDLSKFVSDNMKDIGNSIGQNILDAINETFKNLVDVATILNENNSSGNIPLPTSNLKPKPLSEATAAAIKQLNALAPSAILNGLNIKDVMKPKDINKAISNVTTNNNTQAKALVNIENFNGSQKEVDNLVNNLETALRKSGTL; encoded by the coding sequence TTGGCAGATTTTAATATAGGAATTTTGTCAACGTTAGATGTTGATTCAAGCTCCTCACAACAGTCGATTAACAAAACACTTAAAGATATCGAAAAGAATATCAATAATATTAGTGTAGGTTTAGAAGTTAATCAAAATAAAGGTACATCTGAGAGTGCTAGAAAAAGCGCAAACTCAGTAGTCGATACAGTTAATAAATCAAGTCAACTCAAGATAATTAAAGTTAATCTTGATGTAAACATTACTCAAAGTAAATCCAACATACGAAAAGCCATCTCGAAAATTTCAAATGAAATGGCTAAACAAAAAGTCAAAGTAAACATTGAAGCGAATGTTGATACCACTTCTGCTAAAAACGCTGGTAAGACTTTAAGTAATGCTGCTCAAATGGGAGCAGATTTAAAAAATAGTTTAGGTAGTTCCTCAACACTTAGTGATGGGCAAGAAAAGTCTAAACTACAAAATTTAAAAGCTACAGTAGTAGATTTAGGTAAATCATACCAAAACGTTGGAGCACTTAAATCTGAAATCAGTAAAATTACAAATGCTAACTTGCGAAGTGAAGTAAAGCAGATTAAAGATGCAGATGGTGCTTTAAAAGCTTATCGTGTCACTTTGCAACAAGTCAGTAATACAGGAAAAGCACTAACCAAACATAATTATGATTTTAAACCTAATGATGATGGTTCTTTAAGTCTACAAAAAATAACTGACCTTAATTCTATAGATAAGGCACGTAAGCAAACACATGACCAAATAGTAAAATCAATTCAGTCCGAAATTGCTGCAATTGATAAACTGAATGCTAAAGCTAAGCTTACTACAGACCAAGCCGATTTGCTAAAAAGCAAATATGCTGAATTAAGTAGATTTAAAAATGCTGGTGGTATTCTCGAGTCTGACCAATTTAATCGTGTAAAAAATGAAGTGAATGGTACTTTAAAAGCATTTGAAGAACAAAATTTAGCTCTTCAACATCAAAAAGCCATTCAAAAAAATATTGCTAAAGAGATAGACCGTATTAATAAGTTAAACACTCAAGGTAAAATCAACTCTTCTCAATCTAAAGAAATCCAAGGACAATTGCAACATCTTGCTAAAATGTCAAAGGTTTCATTTATTGATCCTCAACAATTTGAAAAAGCTAAATCAGAAGTAAACAAACTGACATCTGAGTATTTAAATCAAAATAAATTATTGAGACAGCAAGAATCAATAATGGCTCAAATCGAACGTAGTGAACGTAGACTTGCTGATTCTATAAATAAACGTGCTACTGGCCAACTTAAGAAGGAACTAACTGGATTAAATTCTGGCGGCTTATTTGGTAAAGATGCTGCTTATCAGATGAATAATATTCAAGGGCAAATTAGAACTATAACTGCCGAAGCTGAAAGAGCTACTCGATCTCAAATGGGATTTGTAGAATCATTTAGACAAGCAATGGTAAAATTCCCTATCTGGATGGGAGCCTCTACCCTATTCTTTGGTGCTATCCAAAGTGGTAAAACATTTTTGAGTATAATTACTGACATCGATAGTAAGATGATTACTTTAGCAAAAGTTATGGGTGACGATGCAGACTTAGAATCTGTATTTAATAGAGCAAATGATGCTGCGCAACAATTTGGACAGACAATCAGTGGTGTTCTAGATGCCTATGCAGAATTTGCACGCCAAGGGTATAACGAAAATGACACAGCCATGTTTGGTAATGCAGCTTTAATCGCATCTAATGTTGGTGAAATTGATGCAAAACAAGCTGCAGAGTATTTGACTTCTATGTCGGCTCAGTGGGAAACACAAGCCCATGATGCTATGAGACAAGTTGATTCACTCAACCAAATTTCTAATGAATATGCTACGACTGTCGATAAACTAGCACAAGGTCAAGCTAAAGCAGGTTCTACCGCTAAATCAATGGGGTTAACCTTCCATGAGACTAATGCAATTATAGGTTCATTAACTGCTAAAACTAAACAATCTGGCGACGAAATTGGTAACTTCATGAAAGCAGTTTTACCTAAACTTTATGTAGGTACAGGTAAAAATACTATTGAAGGCTTAGGAATCGACATGAAAGATTCTAATGGCAATTTAAAAAGCGCAATTACATTATTAGAAGAGGTTTCTCAAAAAATAAAAGGTATAGATAAGGATCAACAAGCCGCAATTATTCGTGGATTAGGTGGAACTTATCACTACCAACGTATGCAAGTATTACTTGATGATTTAGGTAAAGCTAATTCGTTATATAAACAGATAAAAAATACTTCTGAAAATAGTGCTGGTTCGGCTATTGCCGAAAACCAGAAATATCTAGAATCTGTCGAAGCTAAAATTAATAAAGCTAAAGTTGCTTTAGAACAGTTTGCACTGGCAATCGGTGACGCTTTTGTTAAAGCTGGTATGTTAGACGGTTTACGTATTTTTACTAACCTACTGACTGGATTAACCCAAGCATTACAAAGTCTAGGTACTACAGCCCCACTTATAGGTACAATTGGTGCAGCATTATCTTTATTTTCTAAAAATGTAAGAAGTGGCTTTGAATCAGCTCGATTAAGTGTAGCAGACTTTATAACTCAAGCAAATGATCTAAAGAAAGTAAGACAAAATATTGATGGTATCTCACAAGTTACTGCGGTACAAGGAGCTAAAGGTAAGTTCGCAGATAACCAAACGGGTGCCGCATCATCATTAGTATTTGATACTGCAGGCAGATATGATAAAAATGCTTCTAAAGCCCAAGCAGCCACAACATCCACCATCGCCTTGTCTAAAGCACAAAAAGATTTATCAATTTCCTCTCTCTTATCTAGTAACGCATTGACAGCTACTAATATTAAAATGACTGCTACTACCGCTGTTTCTAGAGCTGCAACTGCTGCTATAGCTGGATTGAAGATGGCATTTAGAGGTCTCCTAGCTGCTACTGGTATAGGACTAGTAATAACAGGAATATCTTTTGCACTTGAAAAATTAATAGGAAGCGCAGATAAAGCTTCATCTTCTATAGAAAATTTTAAGATGCAACAAGAGACCCTTAAACAATCTATTGAGAGCATGGGTGGCACTACTCAAATTAAAGAATTGATTGATGACTACGACATGCTTCAACAAAAGATGAATAGTGGTAAATCATTTAATACCGAAGAGGCTCAAAAATATAAAGATACAGTTTCCCAACTTAAAAATATATTCCCTGATTTATCATCACGTGAAGGTCAATATGGAACTGTTCTAAACGCTAACAGTAATATTCTAAGACAGCGTATAGATTTAATGCAGCAACAAATGCAAATTGAAAAAGAGCAACTTGATATTAAAAAGCAACAAGAAGCTGTTGAAGCTGCTAAAAATGCACGTGAACAAGCAGATAAATTACAAACTGGTGGTTTTTGGAAACCAAACCTTGAAAACGCACTTCATGCTAAAAACATGACAGTTGGCGGTGCGATACATGGTGATGATGCCGCACTTGATAGTAAAATACAAAAGGTAAAATCATTAACTGATGCTCAAAATGTACTTAAGCAAGTCAATGACAGAGTTGCACAAGCAGAGCGAGATGGCAATTCAAAAGAAGCTAGCCAGTGGAATCAAAAGAAACAATATATACAAGATTATATTAATAAGAAAAATGAAGTAGCAATGCTTGAACGTGTTCAAATTGATGCTGAAGCTACAAAATTTAATACTCATGTTAATAACATGAAAATGAAAAACTATGAGTTAGGTGCATCTGGACAAAGTGTAATGCAGACATTAACTATGTCTGTACAAGGTATGATTACAAGTGGTAAACAAGCTGAATCAGTATTCAATCAATTTACCTCTTCACTTGCTCAAGACAAAGGCTTTATCGCAAAGATGCAAAGTTATGAAAATGCACTTGATAAATTTAAAAATGCCAAGTCTGATGCAGAACGAACAGACAGGCTTCCTCAGCTAGAAGCCGCCTATTCAAAAGTTAGTGCCGCTATTCTAGATGCAGCTAGAAGTGCTAACATGAGCAAGTCAGAAATCAACCAACTTAAGCAATCTCTTGAAGGAAACATTGAAGCAGAAGCAGGTTATAATGCTGAAGTTACAAAAGGCGGTAAAGTTACGCTTGATTTGACTAAGAAAATGAAGCAAAACTCTGGCGCTGTAGATGAAAACTCTCAAGCTAAAATGGATAATGCTGATGCTACTGATAGAATGAAAGAAGCCAATGAGGAAGCTGCTAATGCCATGCAGGAGGCAGCTAATAAACAAGAATTACTTGGAAAAGCACTTGGCGAATTAGATGCGGGTAATCTTGGTTGGGATACAAAAACGGATTTAGTACGTGAGTATGGCAAAGAAGCTGAGCAAGCAATGCTTAATGAAGCGTCTATGCGAGACTTCTTAATGGCTAAATCTGACGAAGAAAAAGAAAAATACATTTCAGACCAACAAGAAAAATATGCCACAAGCGAAGAGTTTTATCAAAAAGTAGCTGGACGAGGCACCGAGCTTCAAAAGCATATGATGGAACAATATGGAATCGATACTACTAACTATGCTGACATGAAAAGTCTTCAAGACGATATTAATAAAATCTATAATGAAGGCACTGCTGAACAACAAGAAAAATTAGTTAATAGTATAGCAGATTCTTACGGAATTGACTTATCAAACTTTGGTACCTTGGGCGAAAAGAAAGATGCACTTGAAAATCAATTAATGCAAGCCCTAGGAAGCAAATGGAATAACTATATTATTGCTATTGCTGAAACTACTGAGGGCATCATGTCATCACTTAAAGATACTGCTTTAGGTATGATTCCAGGGTTCGATAACTTTGCCGATGGTTTAACTGACCGTGTTAAAAGTGCTGCTAACAAATTGCAAATCAATGCTTCTCAATTAATTCTAGATAAAGACGATAAGTGGAAAAAATATGCAGATATCACCGCTGGTAAAAATGGCGGCATAGGTCAAAGTTTAGACGATATTAAAAACAAAGCTTATGGTGCTTCTAGTGGAATGGATGGTTTAGGCCGTAGCGGCTCTGGTGCTGGTAAAGGCTTAGACCGTGCTAAAAAATCAATGGATGATGCATCAAAAGAAGCTGAAAAACTAAATAAAGAAGCTGAAGCTGCAGGCATTACTGTTGAAAAGTTATATAAAACTTTCACTGTTACTACATATGTTGCAGACGAACTACAAATGGCTCTAGATAAGGTTAATCATCAAATTGAAAAACAAAAGTTACACACTCAAAAGTATGCTACTTGGTCACAAAAGTATCGAGATTCTTTAAAAGAAGAAAATAGATTAATCGATGAAAAAACTAAAAAGTTAAATGAACAAATACGCTCTATGCAAGATCAAATTGCAGCTGGCCAAGTTATAGAATATGGGCTAGTTGATTCAAGTGTTGATGTCCCCTACTACCGATATTCTGCAAATGGTTTAAGTGGTGGAGAATATGGTTCTATATCTGGATTATCAGGTTCTTCTAATCAAGCTAAGGTTTGGAATTACCTTAAAGCTAGAGGATTATCAGACCACGCAGTAGCTGGAATTATGGGTAATATTGAGCGTGAATCAAGATTTAATCCCGCTGCTAAAGAGCAAGGTGGTACTGGTATCGGCATAGCACAATGGTCATTTGGACGTGCTAACAACCTAAGAAACTTTGCTAAACGTAAAGGTAAAGCTTGGTCAGATTTAAATACGCAACTAGACTTTTTATGGCATGAATTAACAACTACTGAAACTAATGCACTAAGAGCTTTAAAAAGTTCAGGTTCTGTAGTTGCAGCTGCTGATGCGTTTCAACGTAAATTCGAACGTGCAGGAGTAGTAGCACAAGGTCAACGTAATTCTGCTGCCAAAAAATATTATAACCAATTTAAAGGTACAGGCAGTAATAAAGCTATAAAAGGAATGGCTGGTAAAAGTGTTGTAGCAGATCCTACAGCTTACTTATTTGACTCTACTTTTGGTAGATATACTAAGGGCGGTTTATCAGGTGCTCATTATGGCTTAGATATTACGAGTGCAAATATTAATAATTCAGCAATCCGTGCTGCTAAATCTGGTGTTGTTACATTCAAAGGTTGGACTGGTGGAGGTAACACTATATCAATTTTTGACGGTAAAAATACATATACATATATGCACATGATTAGACCTTCTAAACTAAAAGTAGGTTCTACTGTTCAAGCTGGGCAACATGTAGGTAACGTTGGTTCAACATTTGGCAGAGGTGGACGTAGTACTGGCCCCCACTTACACGTACAAGTTAATAAAGGACGAACTCCTACTGGTACTTTCATGGATACATTCAAAGGTGCTCACGCCGCTATTGATCCTAGATTAGGTGGATATTTGAAAGTATCAGGTGGCGGAAGTATAGATTTCAATAATCTAAGCACTGGCTCAATTGCTACTGGTTCTATTGATGCTGCAATGGCTGATGACCTTAATAGAATTCAAGAAGAACGTTTAGCCGAAATTGAAGCTGCCATAAATGAACATAATGAAGCTGAAAAGATGAAACAAAAAGTTGATGAGCTTCGTAAAAAGCTTATGGACACTCAACTTGAAGCTATCAGAAACTCTCAAGCTAAACGTGAAAATCTGTACAACATACACAAGTCTCACATTGAATCATTCGACCGTTCTAGAGAATTACAAGCTGCTAAATCTGCTAAGTATGAATATCAGCTAAACAAAATTGAGTTTGAAAAAGGCAGAAACACGGCGGCTTGGCGAAAGAAAAATGAAGAATTACAAATTTCTAAAGAATTAGAGCAAAAATGGGAACAAGATAAAATCACTTATATTAATAAGGCTCTCAAAAGCAATAAAGACGGCATTTTCGGTAGTCAAACTGTTTACAGAGATGAAATGGAAAAAGCTAAGCGTGAAGCTGAGCAAAATATTCGAGACATCGCAAATGGTGTTATGAGAGCTAGAGGTGAAATAGCCGCTTCATTAGTAGACCAAATAATTGATGATTATAATGATGATGCTGACAAAATCCAACGTATTATAGATGGCTATAGCAAACAAAAGAGTCATTTAGATGCTATGGATGTAGAACAAGCTACAGAACTTGTTAGGCTTACAACTGAGCAACACAAAGAAGCTAAGAAACGTGCTGACACAACACAGTTCTACATTAGTCAATTAGAGGAACAATCTAAAAAAATTGGTAAAAATGCAGAATTACAAAAGCGTATTAAATCACAATTAAATGAGATGAAGACTGCATATGATGATGCTGCCCTATCGGCACATGAGTTTTTAAAAGAAGCTGCTGAAATAGACATTGAACGTCAATTAACTATTAACTTACGTAGACTTAAGGATTTCCAAAAGGACTTACGTACTTTTGAATATAATGGTGCATTTATTTCTTCTGAATATCAGATTGATTTATTCAGAGATAACCAAGAAAAAATGATTAAAGGTTATGCAAAAGAGCAAGAGGCACTACGTAAGAATAAGAAAGAACTTGAAGACATGTTGGAGCTTTATAAATCTCTTCCTTCTCAAGCTCAGAAAATAAGAGATTCCATTGACGAGGTAACTAATTCGCTTCAAGAAAGTAACAAGGCTTTACACACTGTGCGTTCTGAAATGGCAAATGCGATGATCCAATCAATTAAAACAATTTATCAGAAGCAGCTTGAAGTAGCTACTAAAGCTTATGATGATGAATACAAGCAATTCGAAAAGATGATAAATAAAAAGATTCGATTATTAGATGATGAAGCTAAAGATGAGACCTTCCAAAAAGACGTCAAGGATAAAACAGAAGCTCTCAATAAAATTCGTGAAGAGATTGCTAGTCGCATGGGCGATGACAGTTTAGCTAACCAAAAGAAACTTAAAGACTTGCGTGAACAACTTCAAAAAGGCGAAGAAGAATACGAGGCATATTTAAGAAACAAAAATCGTGAAGATAAGAAACAAGCTTTACAAGATGAATTACAAGACAAGAACGACCAATTACAGCAGCAAAAAGAAGATTTAAATAAAGCCTTTACTGACTTACTTGAAGACACTCGTAAGTACAATGAAATTCAAGAAGAACTTATGAAAGGTCAAGTTGATAAGTATAAAGTTATGGTTACAGACCTATCCAAGTTTGTTTCGGATAATATGAAAGATATCGGTAATTCTATAGGTCAAAACATATTAGACGCTATAAATGAAACATTCAAAAACTTAGTTGATGTAGCAACTATTCTTAATGAAAACAACAGCTCTGGTAATATCCCACTTCCTACATCTAACCTTAAACCGAAGCCATTAAGCGAGGCTACCGCTGCGGCTATTAAACAACTAAACGCATTAGCCCCTTCTGCTATACTGAATGGTTTAAATATTAAAGATGTTATGAAGCCTAAAGATATTAATAAAGCGATATCTAACGTTACAACAAATAACAACACTCAAGCTAAAGCTTTAGTTAACATAGAAAACTTCAATGGATCTCAAAAGGAAGTAGACAATCTTGTTAACAACCTTGAAACCGCCCTACGCAAGAGTGGTACTTTATAA